One segment of Gadus chalcogrammus isolate NIFS_2021 chromosome 8, NIFS_Gcha_1.0, whole genome shotgun sequence DNA contains the following:
- the LOC130386941 gene encoding neurturin: MKLWKGATFAFMLCGAALSVLLTRNMAPVRQSKLRTKYPSMSSSSSSSSRGTPSVLPSTRASPALAPYSSSSALSSSKTASGEALDRRARSADSGHSLLSEFSRLFQSFTEGELRQVVSTLLDRKDRRSRRLEQNQARRTKRARRPKPCSLRELELTVSELGLGYESDETLLFRYCSGKCLDHRRNYDITLERMRRSGFSKKGRRDKVSNGPCCRPVAYEEDMSFLDNNSRYHTIQEVSAQACGCV; encoded by the exons ATGAAGTTATGGAAAGGTGCTACTTTTGCCTTCATGCTCTGTGGTGCAGCACTGTCCGTCCTCCTCACTAGAAACATGGCTCCCGTCAGGCAGTCCAAGCTCAGGACTAAATACCCCAGcatgtcgtcctcctcctcctcttcctcgcgtGGAACGCCGTCCGTACTCCCGTCCACGCGGGCCAGCCCGGCGCTGGCGCCCTACTCTTCCTCGTCGGCCCTTTCGTCCTCCAAGACGGCGTCCGGCGAAGCGCTGGACCGGAGGGCCCGGTCGGCCGACAGCGGACACTCGCTCCTCTCTGAGT tCTCCAGGCTGTTCCAGAGCTTCACCGAGGGTGAGCTGCGGCAGGTCGTGAGCACCCTGCTAGACCGTAAGGACCGCCGGAGCCGGCGCCTGGAGCAGAACCAGGCCCGGAGGACGAAGCGGGCGCGGAGACCCAAGCCCTGCTCACTGCGGGAGCTGGAGCTGACCGTGAGCGAGCTGGGCCTGGGCTACGAGAGCGACGAGACCCTGCTGTTCCGCTACTGCAGCGGCAAGTGCCTGGACCACCGGCGCAACTACGACATCACCCTGGAGCGCATGCGGCGCTCGGGCTTCAGCAAGAAGGGCCGCAGGGACAAGGTGAGCAACGGCCCCTGCTGCCGGCCGGTGGCCTACGAGGAGGACATGTCCTTCCTGGACAACAACAGCCGCTACCACACCATACAGGAAGTGTCGGCGCAGGCGTGCGGCTGCGTATga
- the LOC130387238 gene encoding la-related protein 6-like, giving the protein MPRQDSLAERTSLFYFFICFISVCREFEELEHTTGGTEEPLSLKQKVASQLEHYLSEGHLAQDGFLLKHVQRNKLRYVSLKLLTSFSKIRELTRDWRVTASAAHSSPLLQLNAEGTKVRRVEPPPAWLLAAPTSRLLLAWNLPSLQPRGVPQEPPEPQEPPGLLETVLRVFGIYGDVTSVRVLHPGKAVPLDLRPHARTHRELGRSLCAVVEFHSLEGSRRAHRALAAEEGGPLKARPGEERRNPERSTRGGPDSGSTHPLRRPNPRFPGPFPRGPAQRPKAPPLVDRNPVQQPPGSSGDTGAPAVVPWVQRRKVAAGDAHGGKGGKKAAPQRTLRPPAGPDGTAGFLRGGRGRGRPPQAGSFVVPYYQ; this is encoded by the exons ATGCCGCGGCAGGACTCTCTTGCAGAACG TAcaagccttttttatttttttatttgttttatatcCGTGTGCAGAGAATTTGAGGAACTCGAACATACGACTGGCGGCACAGAGGAGCCGCTGAGCCTGAAGCAGAAGGTCGCCTCACAGTTGGAGCACTACTTGTCTGAAGGACACCTGGCCCAGGACGGCTTCCTCCTGAAGCACGTGCAGAGGAACAAGCTGCGTTACGTGAGCCTCAAGCTCCTCACGTCTTTCAGCAAG ATCAGGGAGCTGACCAGAGACTGGCGCGTGACGGCCTCCGCCGCCCACTCCTCGCCGCTCCTACAGCTCAACGCCGAAGGAACCAAGGTGCGTCGCGTGGAACCGCCGCCGGCGTGGCTGCTCGCCGCGCCGACCAGCAGGCTGCTGCTGGCGTGGAACCTCCCAAGCCTGCAGCCCAGAGGGGTCCCGCAGGAACCCCCAGAACCCCAAGAGCCGCCCGGACTCCTGGAGACCGTCCTGAGGGTCTTCGGCATCTACGGCGACGTCACCTCGGTCCGCGTGCTGCACCCCGGTAAGGCGGTCCCCCTGGACCTGCGGCCCCACGCCCGGACCCACCGGGAGCTGGGCCGCAGCCTGTGCGCCGTGGTGGAATTCCACTCCCTGGAGGGGTCCCGCCGGGCCCACCGCGCGctggcggcggaggaggggggg CCTCTGAAGGCCCGTCCAGGAGAGGAGCGGAGGAACCCGGAACGTTCTACCAGGGGCGGTCCCGATTCGGGTTCAACGCACCCGCTCAGAAGGCCCAACCCCCGGTTCCCCGGGCCGTTTCCCCGGGGCCCCGCCCAGCGCCCCAAGGCCCCTCCCCTGGTAGACCGGAACCCGGTACAGCAGCCCCCCGGCTCCTCTGGGGACACGGGGGCCCCTGCTGTGGTTCCGTGGGTCCAGAGGCGAAAGGTCGCGGCGGGCGACGCCCACGGCGGGAAGGGCGGGAAGAAGGCGGCGCCCCAGAGAACCTTACGTCCTCCCGCGGGCCCCGACGGCACCGCGGGGTTCCTGCGCGGGGGCCGAGGCCGGGGGAGACCCCCTCAAGCGGGATCATTCG TCGTGCCTTACTACCAGTAG